The proteins below come from a single Elusimicrobiaceae bacterium genomic window:
- the eno gene encoding phosphopyruvate hydratase — MSKIKKVIGREVLDSRGFPTVAVDVVLDDGTSASAMVPSGASTGSHEAWELRDGGTRYGGKGVLKAVSNIQKISKCIAGIEVDDIRLVDDRMQALDGTANKSKLGANAMLGVSMAVLRAGALSAKRPLYQHIRHVYSLTAKKYILPTPMLNIINGGKHADSGLDVQEFMIVPTQSKTFSQALQAAVETYQTLKEILKKQGQVIAVGDEGGFAPKIAKHEDVLKTLVSACKKAKHTDISLAMDCAASEFYKKGKYHFEKKDYTSEQMSKIYEGWCKKYPIVSIEDPLQEDDWNGWHYITQKLGSKIRLVGDDLFVTNPHRLTMGIEQKAANAILIKPNQIGTVSETIDVILQAQKADYGCIISHRSGETEDSFIADLAVATNAGAIKTGAPARAERTAKYNRLLQIEHELGKKASYAKDSVFKK; from the coding sequence ATGTCTAAAATTAAAAAAGTAATCGGACGGGAAGTATTGGATTCACGTGGGTTTCCTACAGTGGCGGTTGATGTAGTGTTAGATGACGGCACATCAGCCTCAGCCATGGTACCCAGTGGTGCGAGCACAGGCTCTCACGAAGCGTGGGAACTGCGTGATGGGGGCACCCGCTACGGTGGAAAAGGGGTATTAAAAGCCGTCAGCAATATTCAAAAAATCTCCAAATGCATTGCCGGCATTGAAGTTGATGATATCCGGTTGGTAGATGACCGCATGCAGGCTTTAGACGGCACCGCCAACAAAAGTAAATTAGGGGCTAATGCTATGTTGGGCGTATCTATGGCAGTTTTGCGCGCCGGCGCTTTGAGTGCCAAAAGACCGTTGTATCAGCATATCCGCCACGTATACAGTTTAACCGCCAAAAAATATATTTTACCTACGCCAATGCTCAATATTATTAACGGCGGAAAACATGCCGATTCCGGCTTAGACGTACAAGAATTTATGATTGTTCCCACACAGAGTAAAACTTTTTCTCAGGCATTACAAGCGGCGGTGGAAACATATCAAACTTTAAAAGAAATTCTTAAAAAACAAGGTCAAGTTATTGCCGTAGGAGATGAAGGAGGTTTTGCTCCGAAAATTGCCAAGCACGAAGATGTATTAAAAACCTTAGTGAGCGCTTGCAAAAAAGCAAAACATACCGACATATCTTTAGCGATGGACTGCGCCGCCAGTGAATTCTATAAAAAAGGCAAATATCATTTTGAGAAAAAAGATTACACTTCTGAGCAAATGAGCAAAATTTATGAAGGTTGGTGTAAGAAATATCCCATCGTTTCTATTGAAGACCCTTTGCAAGAGGACGATTGGAACGGGTGGCATTATATTACACAAAAATTAGGCTCAAAAATCCGACTGGTGGGAGATGATTTATTCGTCACCAATCCACATCGTTTAACGATGGGTATTGAGCAAAAAGCCGCCAATGCTATTTTGATTAAACCCAATCAAATCGGTACCGTATCAGAAACGATAGATGTGATTTTGCAGGCCCAAAAAGCCGATTATGGCTGTATCATTTCTCATCGCTCCGGAGAAACGGAAGACAGTTTTATTGCCGATTTGGCCGTAGCCACCAATGCAGGTGCCATTAAAACCGGTGCCCCTGCACGCGCAGAACGCACTGCCAAGTATAACCGCCTGCTCCAAATAGAGCACGAACTTGGCAAAAAAGCGTCCTACGCCAAAGATAGCGTTTTTAAAAAATGA
- the queC gene encoding 7-cyano-7-deazaguanine synthase QueC codes for MQKKKAIVLFSGGLDSTTCLYWALNQGYECETLTVSYGQKHEREVRAAKEIANKLGVKQHFVTLDFPWLSSSSLVDSKQEIPDLPIEEIESGKIPSTYVPGRNLVFLSIAASLMDSLHADAIVAGPNAIDFSGYPDCTPMFFKSVAEAINRGTERGVNQGVEVLAPLMDLSKADIVKLGHKLGVPFALTWSCYNGGDKPCGYCDSCKLRARGFAEAGVIDESVK; via the coding sequence ATGCAGAAAAAGAAAGCAATTGTTTTATTTTCCGGCGGATTAGACAGTACCACCTGTTTGTACTGGGCTTTAAATCAGGGATATGAGTGCGAAACTTTAACCGTTTCTTATGGCCAAAAACATGAGAGAGAGGTGCGTGCCGCCAAAGAAATAGCCAATAAACTCGGCGTGAAACAACATTTTGTGACACTTGATTTTCCGTGGCTTTCCAGCAGTTCTTTGGTGGATAGTAAACAAGAAATACCGGATTTGCCTATAGAAGAAATAGAAAGCGGCAAAATCCCTTCTACCTATGTGCCGGGCAGAAACTTGGTGTTTCTCTCTATTGCCGCTTCTTTAATGGATTCTTTGCATGCCGATGCAATCGTGGCAGGACCAAACGCGATTGATTTTTCCGGTTATCCCGATTGTACCCCGATGTTTTTTAAGTCTGTAGCAGAAGCCATTAACAGAGGTACGGAACGAGGAGTAAATCAAGGTGTGGAGGTGTTGGCACCGTTGATGGACTTAAGTAAGGCCGATATCGTAAAACTAGGCCATAAACTTGGGGTGCCTTTTGCGTTAACCTGGAGTTGCTATAATGGGGGGGATAAACCTTGCGGTTATTGTGACTCTTGTAAATTGCGTGCTCGTGGTTTTGCAGAAGCCGGTGTAATAGACGAATCTGTGAAATAA
- the rlmN gene encoding 23S rRNA (adenine(2503)-C(2))-methyltransferase RlmN: protein MNFEYVKQFVKDAGLPNYRISQVKDAVYKNGISSWTEATTLPADLREKLEKERPILSFTVKKMVFSEQDRVAKALLKLKDGLLIETVLLKPHDGWSVCVSTQVGCAMKCSFCSTGRMGFKRDLTEEEIADQVLMWFQYVKKEKIGDRISHVVFMGMGEPLVNYLNCVKAVQNLTNPDFLNIGARHISISTSGIADKLHKLAVDLPQVNLAVSLHNADNDERSKLMPVNRRYDLEELQKALDEYLALTGRQVFLEYAVIDGVNNRPEHIRKLGKWIKDSKFSYLLHVNLIACNLGRGCKTDDRAVQEMAESLKAMNIGVTIRKSMGNDISAACGQLASRN from the coding sequence ATGAATTTTGAATACGTTAAACAATTTGTTAAAGATGCCGGTTTGCCCAATTACCGCATTTCTCAGGTAAAAGATGCCGTATATAAAAATGGGATTTCTTCTTGGACGGAGGCTACTACCCTTCCGGCCGATTTGCGCGAAAAATTGGAAAAAGAGCGTCCTATTTTAAGTTTTACCGTCAAGAAAATGGTGTTTTCGGAGCAGGACCGCGTGGCCAAAGCACTTTTAAAACTTAAAGACGGCCTGCTGATTGAAACAGTTCTTTTAAAACCGCATGACGGTTGGAGTGTTTGTGTATCGACGCAAGTGGGTTGCGCGATGAAGTGCAGTTTCTGCAGTACCGGACGTATGGGTTTTAAACGAGATTTGACGGAAGAAGAAATAGCTGATCAGGTGCTGATGTGGTTTCAGTATGTAAAAAAAGAAAAAATCGGTGATCGTATTTCTCATGTAGTATTTATGGGAATGGGAGAGCCGTTGGTTAACTACTTAAACTGTGTCAAAGCAGTGCAAAATTTGACCAATCCCGATTTCTTGAATATCGGTGCGCGTCATATTTCCATTTCCACTTCCGGCATTGCAGACAAATTGCATAAATTGGCGGTGGATTTGCCTCAAGTTAATTTGGCAGTCTCTCTGCACAATGCCGACAATGATGAACGCAGTAAACTGATGCCCGTAAACAGACGCTATGATTTGGAAGAATTGCAAAAAGCGCTTGATGAATATTTGGCTCTGACGGGAAGACAAGTGTTTTTGGAATATGCCGTTATTGACGGAGTGAATAACAGACCGGAGCATATTCGTAAATTGGGCAAATGGATCAAAGATAGTAAGTTTAGTTATTTGCTACACGTTAATTTGATTGCTTGTAATTTGGGGCGCGGTTGCAAAACCGATGATCGTGCCGTTCAGGAAATGGCCGAATCTTTAAAAGCCATGAATATCGGTGTGACGATTCGTAAAAGTATGGGCAATGACATCAGTGCTGCTTGTGGGCAATTAGCGTCTAGAAATTAG
- a CDS encoding inositol monophosphatase, with the protein MNQEFNTLKECLQTAGKIARRHLGKVGFDLKAKANLVTQADVACQNAILKIIKKNFPHHDFLAEENGLKNTGSDYKWIVDPIDGTTNFAHSMPHFSVSVALAYKNDIILGGVYDVCMDEMFLARKGKGASLNGKKIHVSSVKKLENALLVTGFPYVREKRMKSLLNRFEKFILSCHDIRRLGSAALDMCWVAAGRFDGYWEDSLNPWDIAAGKLILEEAGGKVTDYQNKKWKLLEDFGRQTLATNGKIHHEMFDIIKEDACGEHQNASPMEVQV; encoded by the coding sequence ATGAACCAGGAATTCAACACATTAAAAGAATGTTTGCAAACAGCCGGCAAAATAGCACGCCGTCATTTGGGCAAAGTGGGCTTTGACCTTAAGGCCAAAGCCAATCTGGTCACTCAGGCAGATGTGGCCTGTCAAAATGCTATTTTAAAAATCATTAAAAAAAATTTTCCCCATCATGATTTTTTAGCAGAGGAAAACGGTTTAAAAAATACCGGTTCGGATTATAAATGGATTGTTGATCCTATTGATGGAACCACCAACTTTGCACACAGTATGCCACATTTCTCCGTTTCGGTAGCATTGGCTTATAAAAATGACATCATTTTAGGCGGAGTATACGATGTGTGCATGGACGAAATGTTTTTAGCTCGCAAAGGGAAAGGGGCCAGCTTAAACGGTAAAAAAATACACGTTTCATCTGTTAAAAAACTAGAAAACGCTTTATTAGTGACCGGTTTTCCCTATGTTAGAGAAAAACGCATGAAATCTCTTTTAAACCGTTTTGAAAAATTTATCCTTTCATGTCATGATATTCGTCGCTTAGGTTCAGCTGCGCTGGATATGTGTTGGGTAGCGGCAGGGAGATTTGACGGATATTGGGAAGACTCTTTAAATCCGTGGGACATCGCAGCCGGAAAACTGATTTTAGAAGAAGCCGGTGGCAAAGTGACGGACTATCAAAATAAAAAGTGGAAATTATTGGAAGATTTCGGACGTCAAACTTTAGCAACAAATGGTAAAATCCATCACGAAATGTTTGATATAATAAAAGAAGATGCATGCGGCGAACATCAAAATGCTTCGCCTATGGAAGTACAGGTTTGA
- a CDS encoding TM0106 family RecB-like putative nuclease encodes MDETLITTLFDQFSAGRAPDKTDFNASKMFSLLEDPFGIWCSFHAPQASAVHELNRYENLKVRTDRNNRDIWIKNHFPGVEFIRAENETDRFKYTLRAMAEGKPAIANAVLWNLPQNVYGSINLLQRIDEGKSIFGPYHYRIVQFKRAHDLKEHYALQVSLLNHILSDIQKYTCRYTRVELKTKTVQVDYLDHEQRLLRELNYFGMIASGKVRPEAHKPPKAANPPWRIYANKVVAESKDLQMLPALSAEMRQCLRIYGMNTTDDVARFGLEKLRTLLEEPFATDAYYNSVAYLHNKPVLKEEGHFPPPAKKHNLYFDFEATETFTKDNVSFVYLIGLWDKEEDKYVSFVAKTPQEEIKIFEQFYDYIKDPDNTVLYHWTEYEAKKMRKMAQENKHDEQKLNRLVSLCFDLKVAAQKAFYLPAPSFSLKAAAPAFGFNWRQDDCGAMDSMVYFTNWLKTGNEELLNKVLMYNEDDCKAMLYLEEKLKSTEILKLK; translated from the coding sequence ATGGACGAAACCTTAATTACCACTCTTTTTGACCAATTTTCTGCCGGACGAGCTCCGGACAAGACCGATTTTAATGCTTCAAAAATGTTTTCTTTATTAGAAGACCCTTTCGGTATTTGGTGTTCCTTTCATGCTCCGCAAGCAAGTGCCGTTCACGAATTAAACCGTTATGAAAATTTAAAAGTTCGCACAGATAGAAACAACCGCGATATTTGGATTAAAAACCATTTTCCGGGTGTGGAATTTATTCGTGCCGAAAATGAAACGGATCGATTTAAATACACCTTACGCGCTATGGCAGAGGGAAAGCCGGCCATCGCCAATGCCGTTTTATGGAATTTGCCGCAAAACGTATACGGAAGTATCAATCTTTTACAGCGCATTGATGAGGGAAAAAGTATCTTCGGGCCGTATCATTACCGCATTGTTCAGTTTAAACGTGCCCATGATTTAAAAGAGCACTACGCATTGCAAGTTTCTTTACTTAATCACATTTTATCCGATATTCAAAAATATACCTGCCGGTATACCAGAGTGGAATTAAAAACCAAAACGGTGCAAGTGGATTATTTAGATCACGAACAGAGGCTATTGCGTGAATTAAACTACTTTGGCATGATTGCCAGCGGCAAAGTCCGCCCCGAAGCACACAAGCCACCCAAAGCTGCCAATCCGCCCTGGCGTATATATGCCAACAAGGTAGTGGCGGAAAGTAAAGATTTGCAAATGTTGCCTGCTTTAAGTGCCGAAATGCGTCAATGTCTGCGCATTTACGGCATGAACACGACCGATGACGTAGCCCGCTTCGGATTGGAAAAATTGCGCACTCTGTTGGAAGAACCGTTTGCCACCGATGCTTATTACAATTCTGTTGCTTATTTGCATAATAAACCGGTACTAAAAGAGGAGGGGCATTTTCCCCCACCTGCTAAAAAACATAATTTATACTTTGATTTTGAAGCCACTGAAACCTTTACCAAAGATAATGTTTCTTTTGTGTACTTAATTGGTCTTTGGGACAAAGAAGAAGACAAATATGTTTCTTTCGTAGCCAAGACACCGCAAGAAGAAATTAAGATTTTTGAACAGTTTTACGACTATATAAAAGATCCCGACAATACTGTCCTCTATCATTGGACGGAATATGAAGCCAAAAAAATGCGAAAAATGGCCCAAGAAAACAAACATGACGAACAAAAACTTAACCGTTTGGTCAGCCTGTGTTTTGATTTAAAAGTGGCTGCGCAAAAAGCCTTCTATCTGCCGGCTCCAAGTTTTTCATTAAAAGCGGCGGCACCAGCTTTTGGCTTTAATTGGAGACAAGATGATTGTGGTGCAATGGACAGTATGGTTTATTTTACCAATTGGCTTAAAACAGGTAATGAGGAACTGCTTAATAAAGTACTCATGTACAACGAAGATGACTGCAAAGCCATGCTGTATTTGGAAGAAAAATTAAAATCAACCGAAATCTTAAAATTAAAATGA
- a CDS encoding septum formation initiator family protein, with protein sequence MNDLLDTIQRNKKPLLIIIGVIAVVVWFLGNSFVNLIHNKMELNRLTKLSEQLDQKYEELKSEQKLLQEQNPAHIERLARVKYHMSAAGEREFRFKNK encoded by the coding sequence ATGAATGATTTATTAGATACCATACAAAGAAACAAAAAACCACTGCTAATCATCATAGGGGTGATTGCAGTGGTTGTGTGGTTTTTGGGAAACAGTTTTGTAAATTTGATTCATAATAAAATGGAACTTAATCGTCTTACAAAACTCAGCGAACAATTAGACCAAAAATATGAAGAATTAAAATCCGAACAAAAACTTCTACAGGAACAAAATCCGGCCCATATAGAGCGCTTAGCGCGGGTAAAATATCACATGTCCGCCGCTGGAGAAAGGGAGTTTAGATTTAAAAACAAATAG